A region of Rhizorhabdus wittichii RW1 DNA encodes the following proteins:
- a CDS encoding aldehyde dehydrogenase (PFAM: aldehyde dehydrogenase), with protein MSRLLPHRIGGERIAGPAAAERRNPSDLSDLVATTPEGDDALIDRAIAAAAAAQPGWAARSPEARGDILDRAAALLIERADDLGVLLAREEGKTCAEGRAEVVRAARIFRYFGGEALRLHGRSLASVRPGLEVSTRQEPLGVVGLITPWNFPIAIPAWKTAPALAFGNAVVLKPAGITPAIISAMADALEDAGLPPGLFNLVFAPGSVAGRLIEDSRVAALSFTGSTGVGRRLAVAAAEHGKRVQLEMGGKNPLVVLDDADLDRAVAIALDGAFFGSGQRCTASSRLIVTDGIHDRFVAALTEAAAKLRVGHALDPDTQIGPVASEEQRDTIEAYLSIAVEQGGRIACGGERLRRPTEGYFLAPALITGTTAEMRVNREEIFGPVASVVRVADFDEALAVANGSAFGLSAGIVTTSLAHAGAFRARTQAGMVMVNAPTAGVDYHVPFGGTKASSMGPREQGFAAQDFYTRTKTAYVNA; from the coding sequence CGGGCGATCGCGGCCGCGGCGGCCGCCCAGCCGGGCTGGGCCGCGCGCTCGCCCGAGGCGCGGGGCGACATCCTCGACCGGGCCGCCGCGTTGCTGATCGAGCGAGCCGACGACCTGGGCGTCCTGCTCGCGCGCGAGGAAGGCAAGACCTGTGCCGAGGGCCGGGCGGAGGTGGTGCGCGCCGCGCGGATCTTCCGCTATTTCGGCGGCGAGGCGCTGCGGCTGCACGGCCGCAGCCTGGCGTCGGTGCGCCCGGGGCTGGAGGTGTCGACCCGGCAGGAGCCGCTGGGCGTGGTCGGGCTGATCACGCCGTGGAACTTCCCGATCGCCATTCCGGCCTGGAAGACGGCGCCCGCGCTGGCGTTCGGCAATGCCGTCGTCCTGAAGCCAGCCGGCATCACGCCGGCCATCATTTCCGCCATGGCCGACGCGCTCGAAGATGCCGGCCTGCCGCCGGGCCTGTTCAACCTGGTCTTCGCGCCGGGCAGCGTCGCCGGCCGGCTGATCGAGGATTCGCGGGTGGCGGCGTTGTCCTTCACTGGCTCGACCGGGGTGGGACGGCGGCTGGCGGTCGCCGCCGCCGAGCATGGCAAGCGCGTCCAGCTCGAAATGGGCGGCAAGAATCCGCTGGTGGTGCTGGACGACGCCGATCTCGATCGCGCCGTCGCCATCGCCCTCGACGGCGCCTTCTTCGGCAGCGGCCAGCGCTGCACGGCGTCGAGCCGCCTGATCGTCACCGACGGAATCCACGACCGCTTCGTGGCGGCGCTGACCGAAGCGGCGGCGAAGCTGCGCGTCGGCCATGCGCTCGACCCCGATACGCAGATCGGCCCGGTGGCGAGCGAGGAGCAGCGCGACACGATCGAGGCCTATCTGTCGATCGCCGTCGAGCAGGGCGGCCGCATCGCCTGCGGCGGGGAGCGGCTGCGCCGACCGACCGAGGGCTATTTCCTCGCGCCGGCACTGATCACCGGCACCACGGCCGAGATGCGGGTGAACCGGGAGGAGATTTTCGGCCCCGTCGCCAGCGTCGTGCGGGTGGCCGATTTCGACGAGGCGCTCGCGGTGGCGAACGGCAGCGCGTTCGGGCTCTCGGCCGGCATCGTCACCACCTCGCTTGCTCATGCCGGCGCGTTCAGGGCACGGACGCAGGCGGGGATGGTGATGGTCAACGCGCCCACCGCCGGCGTCGATTATCATGTGCCCTTCGGCGGCACCAAGGCGAGCAGCATGGGACCGCGCGAGCAGGGCTTCGCTGCCCAGGACTTCTACACCCGGACCAAGACGGCCTACGTGAACGCGTGA
- a CDS encoding pyrophosphate-dependent phosphofructokinase (PFAM: phosphofructokinase), giving the protein MRIGVLTGGGDVPGLNPCIRSIALSALDRGWEVIGFRRGWQGFLEIDPAERESVAAHSIVLDREAVRGIDRVGGTMLHTSRTDPRTVAGGDRTGHVLMVLDALGVDALITLGGDGTLRFSAHLSAQGFPVVSIPKTMDNDVFGTDYCIGFSTAITRSVDAINALRTTAESHERIAIVELFGRRSGETALLAGFLAQVDRTVIAEVPADPDVLLPLLAADRRSRPGAYAMCVISEGAKLAGDEAEDGDRRLSATRRSETAVSRRLALLIEQRAKEGTIVQQLAYLMRSGDPDALDRMVGFAFGGLAVQKIEAGETGRMLALRDGNYCHVPIDTLLGGTKTVDVDRLYDRARYRPKLTHVEGMPMFLY; this is encoded by the coding sequence ATGCGCATCGGCGTGCTGACCGGCGGCGGCGACGTTCCGGGGCTCAATCCCTGCATCCGGTCGATCGCGCTGTCGGCGCTCGATCGCGGCTGGGAGGTGATCGGCTTCAGGCGCGGCTGGCAGGGCTTCCTCGAGATCGACCCCGCCGAGCGGGAGAGCGTCGCCGCGCACAGCATCGTGCTCGACCGCGAGGCGGTGCGCGGGATCGACCGGGTCGGCGGGACGATGCTCCACACCTCGCGCACCGACCCGCGCACCGTGGCCGGCGGCGACCGCACCGGCCATGTGCTCATGGTGCTCGACGCGCTCGGCGTCGACGCGCTGATCACGCTGGGCGGCGACGGGACGCTGCGCTTCTCGGCGCATCTGTCGGCGCAGGGCTTCCCGGTCGTCTCGATCCCCAAGACGATGGACAACGACGTGTTCGGGACCGACTATTGCATCGGCTTCTCGACCGCGATCACCCGATCGGTCGACGCGATCAACGCGCTGCGCACCACCGCCGAGAGCCATGAGCGGATCGCGATCGTCGAGCTGTTCGGGCGGCGCAGCGGGGAGACGGCGCTGCTCGCCGGCTTCCTGGCGCAGGTCGACCGCACCGTGATCGCCGAGGTGCCGGCCGATCCCGACGTGCTGCTGCCGCTGCTCGCCGCCGATCGCCGCAGCCGGCCCGGCGCCTATGCGATGTGCGTGATCTCGGAAGGGGCGAAGCTGGCGGGCGACGAGGCGGAGGACGGCGATCGGCGGCTGTCGGCGACGCGGCGCAGCGAGACGGCGGTCAGCCGGCGGCTGGCGCTGCTGATCGAGCAGCGGGCGAAGGAGGGGACGATCGTCCAGCAGCTCGCCTATCTGATGCGATCGGGCGATCCCGACGCGCTCGACCGGATGGTCGGCTTCGCCTTCGGCGGCCTCGCCGTCCAGAAGATCGAGGCGGGCGAGACGGGCCGGATGCTGGCGCTGCGCGACGGCAATTACTGTCATGTGCCGATCGACACGCTGCTCGGCGGCACCAAGACGGTCGACGTCGACAGGCTCTACGATCGCGCGCGCTACCGGCCGAAGCTCACCCATGTCGAGGGCATGCCGATGTTCCTCTATTGA